In the genome of Panthera uncia isolate 11264 chromosome B3 unlocalized genomic scaffold, Puncia_PCG_1.0 HiC_scaffold_1, whole genome shotgun sequence, one region contains:
- the LOC125910350 gene encoding LOW QUALITY PROTEIN: olfactory receptor 11H4-like (The sequence of the model RefSeq protein was modified relative to this genomic sequence to represent the inferred CDS: inserted 1 base in 1 codon), giving the protein MNSSETSTVTKFVLLGFPGCQELQSFLFSLFLGIYIFTIMGNGIIVCAVRLDQRLHXPMYILLGNFAFLEILYITSTVPSMLVNFLSETKTISFVGCFLQLYFFTSLGTTEAYFLCIMAYDRYLAICHPLHYSTTMTQQLCYILMSLCWVLGFLSYSVSTIQLSQLSFCGPNTIDHFMCDMDPLMALSCATAPVMEIIFYVLNSLIIILTLLYILGSYTLLLIAVLKVPSAAGLRKAFSTCGSHLTVVCLFFGALLAMYVSPTADNPVEIQNILTLFYSVVTPFLNPLIYSLRNKDMKAALKKILFGDKVKENDQRAKLCRTLYTIVRTFNSM; this is encoded by the exons ATGAACAGTTCAGAGACAAGCACTGTGACTAAGTTTGTCCTCCTAGGCTTCCCTGGTTGTCAGGAGTTGCAAAGTTTCCttttctcactgttcctgggGATCTATATATTTACCATAATGGGAAATGGGATTATTGTCTGTGCTGTGAGGTTGGACCAACGGCTCC ACCCAATGTATATTCTCCTAGGCAATTTTGCTTTCCTTGAAATCTTGTACATTACCTCCACTGTGCCCAGTATGCTAGTCAATTTCCTCTCAGAAACAAAAACCATCTCTTTCGTTGGCTGTTTCCTCcagttatatttttttacttccctTGGTACAACTGAGGCATATTTCCTCTGCATCATGGCATATGATCGGTACCTCGCTATCTGCCACCCACTGCACTACTCAACCACCATGACCCAACAACTCTGCTATATCTTGATGTCTCTTTGCTGGGTATTGGGGTTCCTTAGTTACTCTGTCTCCACTATACAGCTCTCTCAATTGTCTTTCTGTGGACCCAACACCATTGACCACTTTATGTGTGACATGGACCCACTGATGGCTCTGTCCTGTGCTACAGCTCCAGTCATGGAGATCATCTTCTATGTCCTGAACTCTCTCATCATCATCCTCACACttctgtatattcttggctcctatACTCTTTTACTGATAGCTGTGTTAAAAGTGCCTTCAGCTGCTGGCCTGCGGAAGGCCTTTTCCACCTGCGGATCACATCTGACAGTGGTATGCTTATTCTTTGGAGCCCTTTTGGCAATGTATGTGAGTCCCACAGCTGATAACCCAGTTgaaattcagaatattttgaCTTTGTTCTACTCCGTGGTGACTCCCTTCTTAAACCCTCTGATTTACAGTTTACGAAACAAGGACATGAAGGCTGCACTGAAGAAAATCC TTTTTGGAGATAAAGTCAAAGAGAATGATCAGAGGGCCAAATTGTGCAGGACCTTGTACACCATAGTAAGAACTTTTAATTCCATGTGA